One part of the Prionailurus bengalensis isolate Pbe53 chromosome B2, Fcat_Pben_1.1_paternal_pri, whole genome shotgun sequence genome encodes these proteins:
- the LOC122489968 gene encoding protein LEG1 homolog → MAFDLSWPYLIVGCIFASLARASNISDVCPPLWKESPGQFSDYKIENGKYTINFWHYPERLGTYKILLNKTAKYFAKFSPENEQNILWGLPVHHGWQYQTGRLADPTESTDCGRKSGDHLCISVDSWWADLNYYLSAMPFLAAVDSGIMGIPSDKVTFLPPPKDQMNFCYNVSSCHSSFPEAMKKWNEFYQHVKSHSSTFDGLLEYLWAAHVSSLEIARKNFHNRLKYYSKQEADFERSWALFVDYLAPPLFPTTLIRTYEFQKELPKRMLMNEDRAPFIRDFSGFQNTVLFALSVLHKVHKYTGTLSFVLWKTLMKSTVARKLFLEILEFILHSFN, encoded by the exons ATGGCTTTCGATCTTTCCTGGCCTTATCTAATCGTTGGttgtatttttgcttctttagCAAGAGCATCCAATATCTCAGATGTATGTCCCCCTCTGTGGAAAGAGAGTCCTGGTCAGTTCAGTGACTATAAGATAGAAAATGGAAAGTATACCATTAACTTCTGGCATTATCCTGAGAGATTGGGGACATACAAAATCCTACTGAACAAGACAgccaaatattttgcaaaattttcaccagaaaatgaacaaaatattttatgggGATTGCCTGTACATCATGGATGGCAATATCAGACAG GCAGATTAGCCGATCCCACGGAAAGTACAGACTGTGGCCGTAAGTCTGGGGATCATCTGTGCATCTCTGTGGACAGTTGGTGGGCTG ATCTTAATTATTATCTCTCTGCAATGCCCTTCCTTGCTGCGGTTGATTCTGGTATAATGGGGATACCATCAGACAAAGTCACCTTTCTGCCACCGCCCAAGGATCAGATGAATTTTTGTTACAATGTTTCTAGCTGTCATTCATCCTTTCCAGAAGCAATGAAAAAGTGGAATGAATTTTAccag CACGTGAAGTCACATTCTAGTACCTTTGATGGCCTGTTGGAGTACTTATGGGCTGCACATGTCTCATCTTTGGAGATTGCTCGTAAAAACTTTCACAATAG ATTAAAATACTATTCTAAACAAGAAGCTGATTTTGAAAGAAGCTGGGCTTTATTTGTGGATTATTTAGCTCCACCACTCTTTCCTACAACCTTAATTAGAACATACGAATTCCAGAAGGAGCTGCCAAAGCGCATGCTTATGAATGAGGATAGAGCCCCCTTCATCCGTGACTTTAGTGGCTTTCAGAACACAGTCCTGTTTGCTCTAAGTGTTCTCCACAAAGTACATAAGTACACAg GTacattatcttttgttttatggAAAACTTTAATGAAGTCAACAGTTGCAAGGAAACTGTTTCTAGAGATTTTGGAATTCATCCTTCATTCTTTCAACTAA